The genome window CAGTCGGGCTGAACTGTGCGACAGGGCCCGAATTCATGCGTGATCATCTGCGGACCTTGTCCAGTCTCGCACAGTGTGGCGTCAGCTGCTATCCAAATGCGGGACTTCCGGATGAAAACGGGCATTATCACGAGACACCTCAGGGTCTTGCAGCGAAAATGCGGGCGTTTGCCGAGCAGGGGTGGCTGAACATTGCCGGTGGCTGCTGCGGTACGACTCCTGACCATATTCGAGCGATGGCAGAAGCCTTGAAGGATTGCCAGCCGCGGGCGCATGAGATTCCCCCTGTCAGTGCTGTATCCGGAATTGAGGTCGTGTATGTCGAGGATGACAATCGACCGCTGCTCGTAGGTGAGCGCACGAACGTAATCGGCTCGAAAAAATTCCGAGATCTCATTGCCGCTGGTCAATACGAAGAGGCATCCGATATCGCACGCGCGCAGGTGAAGCGCGGTGCCCACGTGATCGACATCTGTCTGGCTGACCCGGATCGGGATGAATACGAAGATATGGAAAAATTCCTGCAATTCATCGTGAAAAAGGTAAAAGCGCCGCTGATGATCGACTCCACGGATGCGAAAGTAATGGAGCTTGGATTGCGCTATTCCCAAGGGAAGGCGATCCTCAACTCGATCAACCTGGAGGATGGGCTGGAGCGCTTTCAGGAAGTCGCGCCGCTGATCCACAAATACGGGGCTGCGGTCGTCGTTGGGACGATCGAGGAAGCCGGTATGGCTGTCACTCGTGAAAAGAAGCTGGAGGTAGCCAAGCGCTCCTATGATATCTTGGTGAACCAATACGGAGTAAAACCGCAGGATATCATTTTCGATCCGCTCGTATTCCCGGTTGGAACCGGTGACGAACAGTATATCGGTTCTGCAAAGGAAACGGTCGAAGGGATCCGCCTGATCAAGCAGGCCATGCCTGAATGTAAAACGATCCTTGGGGTCAGCAATGTCTCCTTTGGCCTGCCAGCTGCCGGCCGGGAAGTGTTGAACGCAGTGTTCTTGTACCACACCACCTTGGCAGGATTAGACTACGCAATCGTCAATACCGAGAAGCTGGAGCGATACGCTTCCATTCCGGAACATGAGCGGAAGCTGGCTGAAGCCCTGCTGTTCGAGACCAATGACGAGACGCTGGCAGCCTTCACGGAGTTTTACCGTCAAAAGAAAAAAGAAGTGAGCGTGGAAGTCTCCAACCTGACGCTGGAAGAACGCTTGGCACGCTACGTTGTCGAGGGCTCCAAGGACGGACTGACCGAGGATCTGCAGCTCGCATTGGAAAAATACGCGCCGCTCGAAATCATCAACGGGCCGCTGATGACAGGAATGGAAGAGGTAGGTCGCCTGTTCAACGGGAATCAGTTGATCGTAGCCGAGGTGCTGCAAAGCGCTGAAGTCATGAAAGCATCTGTATCCTTCCTCGAACCATTCATGGAAAAGTCGGACGCTGCAGCCAAAGGGAAAATCTTGCTCGCAACCGTAAAAGGCGACGTGCACGACATCGGCAAAAACCTTGTGGAAATCATCTTGGCGAACAACGGCTATGAGGTCGTGAATCTCGGAATCAAAGTTCCGCCAGAGCAGCTGATCGCTGCATGCCGGGAAGAGAAGCCGGATGCGATCGGCCTGTCGGGTCTGCTGGTTAAGTCGGCTCAGCAAATGGTGATAACGGCGCAAGACTTGCGCGATGCTGGCATCGACGTACCGATGATGGTCGGTGGCGCTGCGCTGACTCGTAAGTTTACCTCCAACCGGATTGCACCGGAGTACAGCGGAATCGTGCTGTACGCCAAAGATGCCATGGACGGTCTGGACCTCGTGAACCGTTTGCAAAATCCTAAAGAGCGGGAACGCCTATTGGAAGAGCAGCAGCATTTGCTGGAAGCAGTTGCTACCGCCCAACCGGTAATCGAGGAGAAAAAGCCGACGATTCCTGCCCGATCTGCCGTCAGCAAAACGGTTCCTGTACATGTTCCGCCTGATTGTGAGCGTCACGTGCTGCGCCAGTACCCGATCTCTCATCTGCAGCCATACCTGAACCTGCGCATGCTGCTCGGAAAACACCTCGGGGTGCGTGGAAACGTCGACAAGCTCATCGAGTCCGGTGATGAGAAAGTGCTTGCGCTGTACAGTCTTGTGGAAGATTTGCTGAATGACGCCAAACAGAATGAGTCCATCTCAGCGCACGGGGTCTATCAATTCTTCCCGGCGCAGTCCAGCGGCAATGAGGTTCTGGTTTACGATCCAGCGGACCACAGCAGAGTGCTCGAACGTTTTGAATTCCCGCGCCAGCCAGAAGAACCGCATCTTTGCCTCTCCGACTTCCTCCGCCCTGTGGAAAGCGGCGAAATGGACTATGTCGGCTTCCTGACGGTAACCGCCGGTGGTGGCATTCGCGAGCGTTCTACCGAGCTGAAGGAGCAGGGGGACTATCTGCGCTCCCACGTTCTTCAGGCCCTCGCCTTGGAGCTGGCAGAAGCGTTTGCTGAGCGGATCCACCACATCATGCGGGATGTGTGGGGAATTCCAGATCCGGCTGAGATGACGATGCTGGAGCGCTTTGGCGCACGTTACCAAGGGATTCGCGTATCGTTCGGCTATCCCGCGTGCCCGAATCTGGAGGATCAAGCGCAGCTGTTCCGCTTGCTGCAGCCGGAAAGCATCGGAGTCCAACTGACAGAAGGCTTTATGATGGAGCCGGAAGCATCTGTTTCCGCGATGGTATTTGCCCATCCTGAGGCTCGCTATTTTAATGCCGGACCGTCGGTGTTTGAAGTATAAACGGAATCAAAAGGAGAGAAGTGATTGAGTTGACCACAAGCAAGAAAGATTTACGTGGGTATTTGAAGGACCATCTACTGATCGGTGATGGAGCGATGGCGACCCAGCTGCACAGGCTGGGCGTCCCGGTGGGGGTCAGCTTTGAGGAGCTGTGCCTGTCGAATCCAAAGCTCGTACAAGAAGTGCACGATTCCTACTACCTCGCAGGAGCGAGACTCCTCGAGACCAATACGTATTCGGCCAACCGGGATTCCTTGTCCCGCTATGGCCTGGAGCATAAAGTAGCGAGGATTAACCGGCTCGCAGTCAAGCTCGCGCGGGAATCAGCCAAGGATGATGCCTATGTGGCAGGCAGCATCGGTTCGATTTTGGCGGGACGTGTACGCAAGAAAGTGCTGGATGAATATCGCGACCAATATGAGGAGCAGGCCATTGCCTTGCTGCATGCAGGGGTGGACGGCATCATTCTGGAGACATTCCTGGACTTGGAGGAGCTGCTGCTGGCA of Brevibacillus choshinensis contains these proteins:
- the metH gene encoding methionine synthase, with translation MKPTFREQLSRKILILDGAMGTMLQQANLTADDFGGEEYDGCNELLNLTRPDVIRGIHEKYLEAGADIVETNTFGATSVVLAEYDVADKDLEINIAATRLAKEAVDAYSTPEWPRYVAGSMGPTTKTLSLTGGVTFEELVESYYRQAKGMIIGGADVLLLETSQDTLNVKAGGIGIRKAFDELNTELPVMLSGTIEPMGTTLAGQNIEAFYFSLEHLKPVSVGLNCATGPEFMRDHLRTLSSLAQCGVSCYPNAGLPDENGHYHETPQGLAAKMRAFAEQGWLNIAGGCCGTTPDHIRAMAEALKDCQPRAHEIPPVSAVSGIEVVYVEDDNRPLLVGERTNVIGSKKFRDLIAAGQYEEASDIARAQVKRGAHVIDICLADPDRDEYEDMEKFLQFIVKKVKAPLMIDSTDAKVMELGLRYSQGKAILNSINLEDGLERFQEVAPLIHKYGAAVVVGTIEEAGMAVTREKKLEVAKRSYDILVNQYGVKPQDIIFDPLVFPVGTGDEQYIGSAKETVEGIRLIKQAMPECKTILGVSNVSFGLPAAGREVLNAVFLYHTTLAGLDYAIVNTEKLERYASIPEHERKLAEALLFETNDETLAAFTEFYRQKKKEVSVEVSNLTLEERLARYVVEGSKDGLTEDLQLALEKYAPLEIINGPLMTGMEEVGRLFNGNQLIVAEVLQSAEVMKASVSFLEPFMEKSDAAAKGKILLATVKGDVHDIGKNLVEIILANNGYEVVNLGIKVPPEQLIAACREEKPDAIGLSGLLVKSAQQMVITAQDLRDAGIDVPMMVGGAALTRKFTSNRIAPEYSGIVLYAKDAMDGLDLVNRLQNPKERERLLEEQQHLLEAVATAQPVIEEKKPTIPARSAVSKTVPVHVPPDCERHVLRQYPISHLQPYLNLRMLLGKHLGVRGNVDKLIESGDEKVLALYSLVEDLLNDAKQNESISAHGVYQFFPAQSSGNEVLVYDPADHSRVLERFEFPRQPEEPHLCLSDFLRPVESGEMDYVGFLTVTAGGGIRERSTELKEQGDYLRSHVLQALALELAEAFAERIHHIMRDVWGIPDPAEMTMLERFGARYQGIRVSFGYPACPNLEDQAQLFRLLQPESIGVQLTEGFMMEPEASVSAMVFAHPEARYFNAGPSVFEV